The proteins below come from a single Cottoperca gobio unplaced genomic scaffold, fCotGob3.1 fCotGob3_326arrow_ctg1, whole genome shotgun sequence genomic window:
- the LOC115005593 gene encoding P2Y purinoceptor 4-like, with translation MMNSSSLNSSSLNASEENLWNPCPSSPYGVRIFFTVEAANFVLGLPVNAWTVWLIAHSPHSVKASEVFTLNLALLECVYSLLSFLRPLNYYFIKHAFLYTFNLFFYGLLSAGQPLFQACVCVERYLAVVHPVSYLRWNSVRPRLCALPLVWGLTFVFCVCNVLKLVFVFPVVFLLLLLLQGLCCVRILQVLRQPGPGDGSKQEVDPAKKQAFVTVLVIQVMMVLNYLPTVLAVPLRGRLRRHAYLCQLIPASLSFSVFGSFIQPLMYLMRRGKLPCRAKA, from the exons ATGATGAACTCGTCCTCTCTGAACTCGTCCTCTCTGAACGCCTCTGAGGAGAATCTGTGGAACCCGTGCCCCTCGTCTCCGTACGGGGTCCGGATCTTCTTTACCGTGGAGGCCGCCAACTTCGTG TTGGGCCTGCCGGTGAACGCCTGGACAGTGTGGCTGATCGCACACAGCCCCCACTCCGTCAAAGCCTCGGAG GTGTTCACTCTGAACTTGGCGTTGCTGGAGTGCGTCTACAGTTTGCTCTCGTTCCTGCGACCGCTCAACTATTACTTCATCAAACATGCTTTTCTCTACACGTTCAACCTCTTCTTCTACGGTCTGCTCAGCGCAG GGCAGCCTCTGTtccaggcgtgtgtgtgtgtggagagataCCTGGCCGTGGTGCATCCCGTGTCCTACCTCAG GTGGAACTCCGTGCGGCCTCGTCTCTGCGCGCTGCCTCTGGTTTGGGGTTTGACTTTCGTCTTCTGTGTTTGCAACGTCTTGAAGTTGGTCTTCGTCTTCCCGGTcgtgttcctgctgctgctgctgctgcagggtctCTGCTGCGTGCGCATCCTGCAG GTCCTGCGTCAGCCCGGTCCAGGTGACGgcagcaaacaggaagtggatcCAGCCAAGAAACAGGCCTTCGTGACAGTTCTGGTCATTCAG GTGATGATGGTGTTGAACTACCTGCCCACGGTGCTGGCGGTGCCGCTGCGAGGTCGCCTGCGTCGGCACGCTTACCTGTGTCAACTGATTCCTgcctcactctctttctccgtGTTCGGCAGCTTCATCCAGCCCCTCATGTACCTGATGAGGAGGGGGAAGTTACCCTGCAGGGCCAAAGCTTAA